In the genome of Agrobacterium vitis, one region contains:
- a CDS encoding efflux RND transporter permease subunit produces MIANIISWSARNLVLIFVGATLSIAGGVYALRTLPLDAIPDLSDVQVIVFTDYPGQAPQVVEDQVTYPLTTSMLTVPKSKVVRGFSFFGVSFVYVIFEDGTDPYWARSRVLEYLNAAASRLPDGVSPSLGPDATGVGWVYQYAVVAKELSLAELRSLQDWVVRFAVSKSEGVAEVASVGGFVKQYSIVVDPARLKAQSVSLSDIANAVRSSNRDVGGRTIELSEFEFMVRGKGYLQGIKDIENIVLKTNAGVPLRLSDVARVELVPDERRGITELNGEGEVASGIVLQRDGANALTVIENAKESLAAVQNSLPAGTEIKPVYDRSTLIEAAIETLKATLIEESIVVALVTIAFLLHVRSALVAIIMLPIGILMAFMAMRALGLGSNIMSLGGIAIAIGAMIDAAIVMIENAHKHLERAPPGKPRTEVLIEAASEVGPALFFSLLIITVSFLPIFTLESQEGRLFGPLAFTKTFAMAAAALLSITLVPALMILFVRGRIVPEHKNPLNRLLIWIYRPVIAGVLKAKSLTILAAIVILAVTVWPVQHIGSEFMPSLDEGTLMYMPTTLPGLSVTKAAELMQTQDRIIKSFPEVETVFGKAGRALTATDPAPTEMFETIITLKPKSEWRPGVTSDSLKQEMDAALQFPGVSNAWTMPIRARIDMLSTGIRTPVGVKVYGTELKEMEKVARDIETVLKTVPGTSSAYAERVIGGYYLDIIPDRMALGRYGLSIDDVQDVIGMALGSEVVTSTVEGRERYGVAIRYPRAFRSDPQSIASDVQVSLPGGGTVPLGEVAKVKLTRGATTIRTENGQLAVYIFVDIANRDLGGYVAEAQASVAASVEMPPGYSVAWSGQFEYLERAKARLMIVVPLTLALIFLLLYLNFKALTETLIVMLSLPFALVGGIWMMWWLSFNASVAVAVGFIALAGVAAETGVIMLIYLDHALRDERAKCEVEGRIFGRQDLNRAIMFGAVERVRPKMMTVVAIMAGLVPILWSTGAGSEIMQRIAVPMIGGMVSSTLLTLIVIPAVYGLVKGYGLTGAREEKQVPASLAANRI; encoded by the coding sequence ATGATTGCCAACATTATCTCATGGTCCGCCCGCAACTTGGTCCTCATCTTCGTCGGCGCTACTCTTTCCATCGCGGGCGGCGTCTATGCGTTGCGCACGCTTCCGCTCGATGCCATCCCCGACCTCTCAGACGTCCAGGTCATCGTGTTCACCGACTATCCCGGCCAGGCTCCGCAGGTAGTCGAGGATCAGGTCACCTATCCGCTGACGACCTCGATGCTGACCGTGCCGAAGTCTAAGGTCGTCCGTGGGTTCTCGTTCTTCGGCGTGTCCTTCGTCTACGTGATTTTCGAGGACGGAACCGACCCCTACTGGGCACGCAGCCGCGTGCTCGAATATCTGAACGCGGCCGCGAGCCGCCTGCCGGACGGGGTGTCACCGAGCCTCGGTCCCGATGCGACGGGTGTGGGCTGGGTTTACCAATACGCCGTCGTCGCCAAGGAACTGTCGCTGGCCGAACTTCGGTCGCTTCAGGACTGGGTCGTGCGCTTTGCCGTCTCCAAATCCGAGGGCGTTGCCGAGGTGGCCAGTGTAGGCGGCTTCGTCAAGCAGTACTCCATCGTCGTTGACCCGGCCCGCCTGAAGGCCCAGAGCGTCTCGCTTTCCGATATCGCCAACGCGGTCCGCTCCAGCAACCGCGACGTCGGTGGGCGCACGATCGAGCTTTCCGAGTTCGAGTTCATGGTCCGGGGCAAGGGCTACCTGCAGGGCATCAAGGACATCGAGAACATCGTCCTCAAGACGAATGCGGGGGTTCCGCTGCGTCTGTCCGACGTGGCCAGGGTCGAACTGGTCCCAGACGAGCGGCGCGGCATCACCGAACTGAACGGCGAGGGCGAGGTCGCCAGCGGGATCGTCCTTCAGCGAGACGGAGCCAACGCGCTGACCGTTATCGAAAACGCCAAGGAAAGCTTGGCGGCGGTACAAAACAGTCTCCCGGCAGGTACCGAGATCAAGCCCGTTTACGATCGCTCGACGCTGATAGAAGCGGCAATCGAAACCCTCAAAGCCACGCTCATCGAGGAGTCGATCGTGGTCGCCCTGGTGACGATCGCGTTCCTCTTGCACGTTCGCAGCGCGCTTGTGGCGATCATCATGTTGCCTATCGGCATCCTGATGGCGTTCATGGCGATGCGTGCGCTCGGCCTCGGTTCGAACATTATGAGCCTGGGCGGTATCGCCATCGCCATCGGCGCGATGATCGACGCGGCCATCGTCATGATCGAGAACGCCCACAAACATCTCGAGCGTGCGCCACCGGGCAAGCCTCGAACCGAGGTCCTGATCGAAGCGGCGAGCGAAGTCGGCCCCGCGCTGTTCTTCAGCCTGCTGATCATCACCGTGTCGTTCCTGCCGATCTTCACGCTGGAATCGCAGGAGGGCCGCCTGTTCGGGCCACTCGCCTTCACCAAGACGTTCGCCATGGCGGCCGCCGCGCTGCTGTCGATCACGCTTGTCCCGGCACTGATGATCCTGTTCGTCCGGGGCCGCATTGTCCCGGAACACAAGAACCCCCTCAACCGACTGCTGATCTGGATATACCGCCCGGTGATCGCTGGCGTCCTGAAGGCCAAGAGCCTTACGATCCTGGCGGCTATCGTAATCCTCGCCGTGACCGTCTGGCCCGTCCAGCACATCGGCAGCGAGTTCATGCCCAGTCTCGACGAAGGTACGCTGATGTACATGCCGACAACGCTGCCCGGCCTGTCGGTGACAAAGGCTGCCGAACTGATGCAGACGCAGGACCGGATCATCAAGTCGTTCCCGGAAGTCGAGACTGTGTTCGGCAAAGCGGGGCGCGCGCTGACGGCGACCGATCCGGCTCCGACGGAGATGTTCGAGACGATCATCACCCTCAAGCCGAAATCCGAATGGCGACCGGGTGTCACCTCCGACAGTCTCAAGCAGGAAATGGACGCTGCCCTCCAGTTCCCTGGCGTCTCCAATGCCTGGACCATGCCGATCCGCGCCCGCATCGACATGCTGTCCACGGGGATCAGGACACCCGTCGGCGTCAAGGTATATGGCACCGAGCTGAAGGAGATGGAGAAGGTCGCCCGTGACATCGAGACAGTCCTCAAGACCGTTCCCGGAACGTCCAGCGCCTACGCCGAGCGTGTTATCGGCGGATACTATCTCGACATCATCCCTGACCGCATGGCTCTGGGGCGCTACGGACTTTCCATCGACGACGTCCAGGACGTGATCGGGATGGCTCTAGGGTCCGAGGTCGTGACCTCGACTGTCGAGGGCAGGGAGCGGTATGGCGTCGCCATCCGTTACCCAAGGGCGTTCCGAAGCGATCCACAATCCATCGCCAGTGACGTCCAGGTCTCCTTGCCGGGTGGCGGTACGGTACCGCTCGGCGAGGTCGCTAAAGTTAAGCTCACCCGGGGTGCGACGACCATACGGACCGAGAACGGCCAGCTAGCCGTCTATATCTTCGTCGATATCGCCAATCGGGACCTCGGGGGTTACGTAGCGGAAGCCCAGGCTTCCGTTGCAGCAAGCGTCGAGATGCCTCCAGGATATTCCGTCGCCTGGAGCGGCCAGTTCGAGTATCTCGAACGGGCGAAGGCCCGGCTGATGATCGTCGTCCCGCTGACGCTCGCGCTGATCTTCCTGCTGCTCTACCTCAATTTCAAGGCGCTGACCGAGACGCTGATTGTCATGCTGTCCCTGCCGTTCGCTCTGGTCGGCGGCATCTGGATGATGTGGTGGCTGAGCTTCAACGCCTCTGTCGCCGTGGCAGTCGGCTTCATCGCGCTCGCTGGCGTCGCAGCCGAGACCGGGGTGATCATGCTGATCTATCTCGACCACGCTCTCAGGGACGAGAGGGCGAAATGCGAAGTCGAGGGCAGGATATTCGGACGGCAAGACCTCAACAGGGCTATCATGTTTGGAGCTGTCGAACGGGTGCGTCCCAAGATGATGACCGTCGTCGCGATCATGGCGGGCCTGGTACCGATCCTTTGGAGCACGGGTGCGGGGTCGGAGATCATGCAACGGATTGCCGTGCCGATGATCGGCGGAATGGTATCGTCCACATTGCTAACGCTAATCGTTATCCCCGCCGTCTACGGGCTGGTCAAGGGCTACGGATTGACGGGTGCGCGCGAGGAAAAGCAAGTCCCGGCATCCTTGGCCGCAAATCGGATTTGA
- a CDS encoding DUF411 domain-containing protein, with amino-acid sequence MKRREFLWTLAAIGALPVVGKARAAGESMVVYKDPNCGCCRAWADAMTKAGFAVKAEDVDDINVVKDRFKVPGDLRGCHTAVVAGYYLEGHVPLEAVTRLLAEKPDIAGLAVPGMPLGSLGMGGSPSASYDVMSVGKDGASTLYQAVRSKG; translated from the coding sequence ATGAAAAGAAGAGAATTCCTCTGGACACTGGCAGCCATCGGAGCATTGCCCGTTGTCGGAAAGGCGCGGGCAGCCGGCGAAAGCATGGTTGTCTATAAGGACCCGAACTGCGGCTGCTGCCGTGCCTGGGCCGACGCGATGACGAAAGCCGGGTTTGCCGTGAAGGCTGAAGACGTGGACGACATCAATGTGGTGAAGGACCGCTTTAAAGTCCCTGGCGATCTGCGGGGCTGCCACACCGCAGTCGTTGCCGGATACTACTTGGAGGGCCACGTTCCGCTGGAGGCGGTGACGAGACTGCTCGCGGAGAAGCCTGATATCGCGGGTCTCGCCGTACCGGGCATGCCTTTAGGGTCGTTGGGAATGGGGGGCAGCCCCAGCGCGTCGTACGACGTCATGTCCGTTGGGAAGGACGGCGCTAGCACGCTTTACCAGGCGGTCAGGTCAAAAGGCTAG
- a CDS encoding restriction endonuclease — protein MQPSEIMILAAALALFAAALLLRRLLRPKAKERRHRRKQDQARRVLAKINTIPLMPQRLAYLRKIDPLTFEELLLEAFERRGHVVRRNASYSGDGGLDGSVVIEGETYLLQAKRYGKHINRAHVAAFSAVLAARDCSGIFIHTGRTGAGAKDVAAANPNLTIVNGQRLLDFLNTGDIERSTGTHSRN, from the coding sequence ATGCAGCCCTCTGAGATAATGATCCTTGCGGCCGCGCTCGCGCTTTTTGCGGCCGCTCTGCTGTTGCGACGGCTGCTCCGGCCGAAGGCCAAGGAGCGACGTCACCGCCGCAAGCAGGACCAGGCCCGCCGCGTTCTGGCAAAGATCAACACCATTCCGCTAATGCCGCAGCGCTTGGCTTACCTTCGCAAGATCGATCCCCTGACATTCGAGGAACTTTTGCTCGAGGCTTTTGAGCGGCGCGGCCATGTCGTTCGGCGCAACGCGTCCTATAGCGGTGATGGCGGGCTGGATGGTTCGGTGGTTATCGAGGGAGAAACGTACCTTTTACAGGCAAAGCGATACGGCAAACACATCAACCGCGCTCATGTGGCGGCCTTCAGCGCTGTCCTCGCTGCACGGGACTGCAGCGGGATCTTCATCCATACCGGACGGACGGGCGCCGGCGCGAAGGATGTTGCAGCCGCGAACCCGAACCTGACGATCGTCAACGGTCAGCGGTTGCTCGATTTTCTCAACACCGGCGACATCGAACGATCGACCGGCACGCATAGCAGGAACTGA
- a CDS encoding helix-turn-helix domain-containing protein produces MAGPTIENWVEQLGLQLVQDPDLEKPVYRKPYHGKVHLNAELYDKISTSIREARDKRSLSRSKIAPLLGLSNAVYHRYETSVSRLTVSRLIHLCEVLDATPEEILAPAAPHLWGENQEHSRLLQNTISEIRQLDTEGLERIFKLVVSMEKKPTPTAGR; encoded by the coding sequence ATGGCAGGTCCAACGATAGAAAACTGGGTTGAACAACTCGGCCTACAGCTGGTCCAGGATCCTGATCTTGAAAAGCCGGTCTATCGGAAGCCCTATCACGGCAAAGTCCATCTGAATGCGGAACTCTACGACAAAATCAGTACGAGCATTCGGGAGGCCCGCGATAAACGGTCCTTGTCACGTTCTAAAATCGCTCCCCTGCTTGGCTTGAGTAACGCGGTCTATCATCGGTACGAAACGAGTGTTTCCCGACTGACCGTCTCCCGGCTAATTCATCTCTGCGAAGTTCTGGACGCCACGCCAGAGGAAATCCTAGCCCCTGCCGCTCCCCATCTATGGGGCGAAAATCAGGAACATTCCCGGCTCCTGCAAAATACGATCTCAGAAATCCGACAGCTCGACACGGAAGGTCTTGAGCGGATTTTCAAGCTGGTTGTCTCGATGGAGAAAAAACCGACACCCACGGCGGGCCGCTGA
- a CDS encoding DUF3846 domain-containing protein, translating into MTKAATVYLLDPEAGTIQTVEIDARSAFAQTYTLIGCELVQVVPFDSHHVLVIDEDGLQDGLTSFTIADGYRQPLAGKIVLVGAQNGEHFTPLQITIEDAAKRFTVCKPVLDPVFASIDETTMKGVILAGFLTGLQTRITRTMPTVKVGVKK; encoded by the coding sequence ATGACCAAAGCAGCAACCGTTTACCTGTTGGACCCGGAGGCCGGGACCATTCAAACCGTCGAGATCGATGCGCGCAGCGCCTTTGCTCAAACCTACACCTTGATTGGATGCGAGCTGGTTCAGGTGGTGCCGTTCGATAGCCACCATGTGCTCGTCATCGATGAGGACGGGTTACAGGACGGACTAACATCCTTCACCATCGCAGATGGATACCGGCAGCCATTGGCCGGGAAAATTGTCCTTGTCGGTGCACAAAACGGCGAACACTTCACGCCTCTCCAAATCACCATCGAAGACGCCGCCAAGCGGTTCACCGTCTGCAAGCCGGTGCTTGATCCGGTTTTTGCGTCAATCGATGAGACGACCATGAAGGGGGTTATCCTTGCCGGATTTCTGACCGGCCTGCAAACGCGGATCACTCGCACCATGCCCACCGTCAAGGTGGGAGTGAAGAAATGA